DNA sequence from the Marinilongibacter aquaticus genome:
CGGGCTACAAAAGATGCCGCATTCAGGCTGGTGTACCGCAAAAAAGACAAGGATATTGAGCTTGAGGCCGGCGACGAAATTACGCTTACATTTTGATGTTTGCAGAAAAGGAGGGCAATGCCCTCCTTTTTTATTCCAAGACCATGAAAACCGCTCCCCTTGCCGGTACTTTTACTTTCACGCCAGCAGCAGAAGAGGCTGTAAAGGCCTTTATTTCTTCGTATTCTTCTGGCCCGCCCGCTAAACCTGCAGGCCCTATATTATTGACCAATACTTTCCGCGAAAAAGGAATGTTGTCCGTATCTCCTTGTAAAGAATACCAATAATACTTCTCGCCCAGTTTGTGATTTTTCGGTTCAATTTTAACAGGTAAGTCTTCAGTCGTTGTATTGACCAGTACCACGCCCAATTCACCCGAAGAAAATGAACTTGCATAGGCCTTCACCCGTGTTTCTGTGGCATCAAAAGCCGTAGACACCAATCGATCACCCATCATTTTCTGCAAGAAATAGAGATAGTAAAAAGAGGGTCGCGGTGTCCATTTGGCCACATTGGGCTCTCTTCCGTCACTGAAAAGTCCGTGATCGTTTCCTTCCGCCCAACTGTTGAGCAAATCCCAACGCAAAGCAGCCGCATATTGATTACGAATGGCTTCGCAAACCACCAAAGTAGCAAACTGTCCGCTGACATTCGAAACCTGTTGTTTTGAGCCTTCGGCCCACATGTTCCATTCGGTCATGGCCAAAGGGCGAATTTCTCCTGCATACTGGCTCATTTGTCCCTTTATGAATTGCATCATCTCCTGAGGCACCAACAAAGCCGCATCAGTAATCACTTCTGGAGCAGAGTTCTCTTGATAAGGCGTGAAATAATTGTGTACTACATAATAATCTGCAGCCCCAGCAATATGCTCCAAAAGGCCGCGATTCCAGTTTTTCGTAGTCGGCGTTTGCCAAACTTCTTCGGCTGCATTGTCGAAAAGTACTGCTCCAATATGGATCGTCGTGCCCATTTCGGCAGCTGCTTTTTGCATCGAATCGGCAAAAACCTGGAAATGCTTGGCATATAAAGTCCCGTTGATAAACTCGGGTTGATGGTCCCGGTTGCTCAATGTATCTATTCTATAACCCCATTCCCAAGCCCCAAAATTTTCATTGCCAATTTCCCAATACTTTGTACGGCCCTTGTCGAAACGCACCCAATCTGCTGCAAGTTGAGCAGCTCGAGCTACCGGGTCTTCGCTCAATCCGTAGCGTGCATACCCGTAATTGACCGTGATTACACCTTGATTGCCACTTGTGGCCAGCATGTCGTAATAGTCTTGCAAAGAAGCCCGCCAATTGTCTTCGGTTTTTCCGTATCCATATCCGGGTTCCTGTTTTTGCCCATTTTGGTCAACCAATTGCTTGGGCACATCGTCGGGCAAATTTCCCGGCTCGGCATTCCAAAAGTACGCATCGCTGCCACTGCCCGCAGGCCAGCGTATCAGGTTGGGCCGAAGTGCTGTAATGTGCTGCATAAAAAGCGGCTGATCGATCATTCTCGACATCCAAATGTTGGCGTTGTGGCCGTAGACCGAGTTGGGGATTTTCGTCAAAATTTCGGCCGCATCGACCTCCACTTTGATATTCGCCCCAAAACTGTTTTGCACCTCCTGACTTTCGGGCACATCAAAACTTTTCTCTTCCCAATTTTCGATAAAAAAGCCAATCGTCTTAGCCAATTCAGGGTCGACCGCCTCTTTATTCTCCTCGTTTTTGGGCATTTCTGAAACCGCACTTTTTTGGCAACTCGCCGAAATTCCGGCCAATTGCAAAAGCAAGATCATATATTTCCAATTCATCGAATCTCCTTTTTAAAAAATAAAAAGCCGAGGTAAAACCCCGGCTTTGTTACAAATCATCGTAAACCTATGTGGTCGAAATACACCGTTCCCGACCAACCTGTTTCTTGGAATGTCATTGTGCTAATGGACTCGGGGCTGCCCAAATCTTCCAAAGCAATGGTGAATTCAAGCCACTCGCCTTCTTTCAAAACCACCTCGTAAGGCGAGCCATCGTCCAGCACAAGATTAAATATTTTACCTTCTGTACCTTCCGCTCCAAAAATCGCGAAAGTAAGTGTACTGTACGTGGCCAGATCCACCGTATTGTTGGCAAATTTCAACGCTCCCCAAGAGCCGCTGAAACTGAATTTTGCTGAGGCTTCACCGTCTCTTACATTATCCGAATTCGCCAAATCTGCAGTACTGCCCCATCCCCAGTTTTGCCAACCGTTTACAAGGCCATCTTCGTAAAAAGCATATGCTAAAGGTGGAAGATCGGGCAAATCGCCCACAAAAGTCAAAGCCTTCTCAGACTCCACTTGAATATCCGAAAAGGCCACCAAAGCTATTTTGCCCTTGTTTGCCCCTTCGGGAATAGCCAGCACCAAAGTGTTTTCGCTCTGGCTCACAAAGTCCATAACCGGGTCAGCCCCTTTGAAAACCACGGCTTTAACCAAATCCAAGTTTTCGCCCTGAATGCTCAAATTTTCATCTCTTTTAACGGGATTCGGACCAAATTCTGTAATGCTGGGCAAAGCCACTTCCAGGGCCGTTTCCGTTTGAATGGTTTTGGCTTCTGTGCCGCTATACACAATAGAAAGCGGGCCCGATTCTGCACCAAATGGCACTTTCACTACAAGTTCATCCATATTTTGACTGACAAATTCTGTCACCGTCGTGTCTTGGGCAAAAACTACTGCCCTTACCCAATTCATAAATTCACCTTTTATCGTGATGTCTTGGCCGGGTTTGGCCCATTCTGTAAAGGAATCGACACGCACTTCCACATTGAAACTCAATTGTGTTTTCGACACAATTTCACCATCTGCGGTTGTCAAACTCACCAAACCTTCGTTCGTTTCCAAAGGTACTTTTATCTCAATCTGCTCTTTGCTTTGCGAAATGAATTCAGCATTGGGTACACTCACGCCGGGCAATTCGATAGACAATACCTTATCCAAATTTCGGCCGATGAACACAATTTCGTCACCGGGCTTTACTCCACTTGGCCCAAAACTCAACAATTCCACCTCATCCGAACCCACATCATCTTGCTCTTTACAGGCCGTCAGCATTTGCCCAAAAAGCAGTACCGCCAACAAACCGTATATATATGCTATACCTCTCTTTTTCATTTTTAATCTTCAATTACTTTTGGTACAATTCTGAAATTATCAAAGGACATGTCGCAGTCCAGATCGCCTGGCCCATGGAAAAGCACGCGTGTGTAATAGCCATTGGGATCTACTTTCATTTCAAAGCCCGAATCCTTATACGCAGCCGCCATTTCTTCGAAAGGAATAACCACGGTTTGCCACTCGCCTTTGGTGTCGTACGGCGGGTTCCAGAGGTATTGGTCGTTGTTGAAATCGGTCAATCCTACCGTAAACTTGATCACATTTGCCGCATAAGGTTTCATCGTGTTTACCTCAAATTTGAAATTGTATTTCTCGGGATTAAGAATCGCTTCATCAGGAATATTTTTACTGATATCGCCCATGGCATCGGGTGGCCCACCCGCCACTTCATTCCATTGCCATCCGCTGATCATTTGTTTTACACGGATGTAATTTCCGTTGATCGCAATCGGATCGCCCGCCTGTGGATCGCTGACCACATACGACTGATTCCACCAGCCCGTGAACGGATCGCTGCTCAAGAAAATGTTGCGGTTGTCTCTAAACCAAAAATCCGATTTGGTTTCGCCAAAATTCGAACGCACCGTGATCTGTCCCGGTTGGGCACCTTCGGGCACCCGCACTTTCAGAAGCTTGTCTTCGACATCCACAATTTCCGCTTCTTTGCCACCGGCAAAAGTGACTGTAAGCGGGGCGTAGAAATAATTCCCTCGAATTGTAGCTACCTCGCCGTCGAGCACATATTCGCAGTTCATGTTTTGAATGGCGGGTTCGCTGATATCCACCACAAAATCGTGTAGCAAGGAATCGCCACCGGCAAAATATATTTTCAAAGTATTGCTGATATGCTCGGGAATATCGCTGGGCACACTCACCAAAATCGACTCGTTTGTGAGGTACGTGGGTGTGAGGCTCGCTCTTTGGTCATTGAACCAAATTTGGCGGGCACTACCCAAATTCTCACCAATTATCGCAATCAAAGCCCCTTGACTGGCCGAAACGATCAACGAATCGGAAGAACCCGGATCGGTGACACGGATGTAGGAAATCATTGGCTTACCGTTGTTCGGCGAATCTTCTTCGCTGCATCCCTGCAAGAAAAACACAGCAAGGAAACTTAAGCAAAACAACTTGGCCAAAAGTTTATTTGTCATTCTTTTCATTTCAATCAGGGTTTAGTTTTGTTGGTAATAATCCACGGCTGGTTTACTCAGATTCGGAGCTTGACTCAATTCGGCCGCAGGAATGGGCAAAAGGAAATTTCCGCTGTTGGCCGTTACGGTACGATCCGTTGTCGACCACGAAGTTTTGGTGAATGTCCAATTGGTTGGATTGGGAAATTGATCGGGTGCCACTGCAAAAATTCCTCTATCCTGACTGTTCAAAATCGAATAAGCTTTTTCTGGATCGTAATAATGCAAACGGACAAAATCGTACCAAGCCATGCCTTCCATGGCAAATTCGATTATCCTCTCTTTGAAAATCGTATCAAAAGTCAAGGCTTCTTCATAGGCCGGAAGCCCAGCCCGTGTATGCACCGCATTGAAATAAGCCAACGCTTTGGGATCATTGGTAGATTCTTGATTGCCCAATTCTGCTTCGGCGTAAATCAAATACAGTTCGGCTAATCTTTGCATGTAGGTGTCGTTTCCGTAATTCTGCGAAGCCGCCTGTCCATCCACATCTTTGGCTTTTCCTGTAATGTATTTTTTAATGGAAGCGAAATTGCGGTCCGAATCCAGAAAGGGGAAAATCAGAGACTGTTCTCCTCCGTCGATGGTTTGGGTGATTTCGGGATAACTTGCCCCGGGAAGCATATAAGTAGCTTTTAACCGTTGATCCAAAGTGCGGCCTGCCATACCCGTTTCGGTTTGTTTGATTCCGTCGTACAAGCCGAGCATCCACCAAGTAGCCGAAATATCACCACCCCAGCCGTCGCCGTTGGCGATATCCGAACTGTAGGCCAAATAGGCTGGCGTCGAATTTTGTGCCCCCCACGCATTCTGAGCATACACCCACTGCAAAGAGAACAGCGACTCGCTGTTGTTGTCGTAAGGATACTTAAAGAGGTCTTCGTAATTGTTCATCAAAGCATAATTCCCTTGGCTTATTACCCGATCGGCATAATACTTCGCACTGTCCAAGAGAGTTTGGTTACGCATACCGCCCGAAACTTCCACGCCGGCACGCGTCAGATAAAAACGAGCCAGC
Encoded proteins:
- a CDS encoding glycan-binding surface protein, whose product is MKRMTNKLLAKLFCLSFLAVFFLQGCSEEDSPNNGKPMISYIRVTDPGSSDSLIVSASQGALIAIIGENLGSARQIWFNDQRASLTPTYLTNESILVSVPSDIPEHISNTLKIYFAGGDSLLHDFVVDISEPAIQNMNCEYVLDGEVATIRGNYFYAPLTVTFAGGKEAEIVDVEDKLLKVRVPEGAQPGQITVRSNFGETKSDFWFRDNRNIFLSSDPFTGWWNQSYVVSDPQAGDPIAINGNYIRVKQMISGWQWNEVAGGPPDAMGDISKNIPDEAILNPEKYNFKFEVNTMKPYAANVIKFTVGLTDFNNDQYLWNPPYDTKGEWQTVVIPFEEMAAAYKDSGFEMKVDPNGYYTRVLFHGPGDLDCDMSFDNFRIVPKVIED
- a CDS encoding RagB/SusD family nutrient uptake outer membrane protein; translated protein: MKNLKYTILFLFGIAAISACKNEFLERPPVDSIVDAGFYKTDEQVLAGTALLYSKVWFDYNDKASFGLGDFRAGTAFSAYNYRDNVLFNTTGSSANNGSAWRAFFNVVGQSNLAIQNIKKYAGSEVSEEVKKMGIAEARFMRAVAYRFLTMNWGDVPIIENNLEILSDTTVSRNTTQSVWKFITSEMRDLSKDLPETPLREGRLTKWSAEAMLARFYLTRAGVEVSGGMRNQTLLDSAKYYADRVISQGNYALMNNYEDLFKYPYDNNSESLFSLQWVYAQNAWGAQNSTPAYLAYSSDIANGDGWGGDISATWWMLGLYDGIKQTETGMAGRTLDQRLKATYMLPGASYPEITQTIDGGEQSLIFPFLDSDRNFASIKKYITGKAKDVDGQAASQNYGNDTYMQRLAELYLIYAEAELGNQESTNDPKALAYFNAVHTRAGLPAYEEALTFDTIFKERIIEFAMEGMAWYDFVRLHYYDPEKAYSILNSQDRGIFAVAPDQFPNPTNWTFTKTSWSTTDRTVTANSGNFLLPIPAAELSQAPNLSKPAVDYYQQN